The genomic region GATTACCTCTTTGATGATTGAAGGAGGCTCTTCATTAAATAGTTATGCTTTATGGAGCGGAGTAGTGGATAAATTAATGATTTTTATTGCCCCAAAGATAATAGGTGGTGCAGATTCTTATCCAAGTGTGGGAGGAAAAATTTATAAAAATCTCAACGAAGCCTTTGAAATAAAGGATTTAAAGATAAAAAAAATATCAGATGATATTCTTATAGAAGGATATTTAAAAAAGGCTTGAAAAATTTTTAATTTTGAGCTAAAGTTGTATTAATTAATATTTTTCAGGAAAGGAGGTGAGAAAGAATGAAAAAGCTTTTAACTGTTATGGTAGCAGCAATGTTTATTTTTGCTTTTGGTTGCGCTAGTAAGGATTATGTGAAGCAGGAGATTGATCCCCTTGTTGACAGAATAGGTAAGCTTGAAAGTAAGGTAAACAATCTTGAATCAAAGGTTAATGCTCTTGACAAGAAAATTGATGACTGCTGCACAAAGGCTGACGATGCTGCAAAGAGAGCAGAGGCTGCTGCACAAAGAGCAGAGGATGCTGCAAAGAGAGCAGAAGCTGCTTCACAGAAAGCAGGAAAGGCATTTGAGCTTCAGCAGAAGAAATAGTTTGAATTTTTTAGAGCCACAGATCAGAAGGTATGATCTGTGGCTCTTTATTTTTAATGCTCACTGAGGTGGGGATTCCGCTTTTTTGTTTAACTGCATTATAAAGCTTGAAAGTATCCACATATTTCAGAAGTCCCTTTTTAGCAAGCTGTTCCATTGCATTTTTAAGATAATCAAAATCTTTCAGCTGGTCATCCCTGTGAACTTCCACATAAACATCATTGCCAATTTTTCCTACTTTTACAGGTTGTCTTACAATTAATACTTCTGTTCCAACAGCAACCATATCAAACAGTTTTGGAATGTCTTCCGGGTAAAGTCTGATGCAACCATGAGTAACTTTTCTTCCAACAGCCCATGGTCTGTTTGTTCCGTGAATGAGATAACTCAAGCCAGAAAGTCTCATTGCATGTGTCCCAAGAGGATTTTCAGGTCCTGGAGGAACAACTGCTGGAAGCTCTGGTCTTTCTTTTCTGATTGACTCAGGAACATACCATGGAGGATTAACAATTTTATGAGATATTTTAAACTTCCCAACAGGAGTTTCAACTCCATCATCGCCAATTCCAATTGGAAATGTGCTAACCATCTGTTCTCTGGATTTTTTATGGAAATAGTAAAGTCTCATTTCAGATAGATTTATAATTATTCCCTGAAAATTATCTGGTCTGTCAGGTAGAATCCAGAAAGTTGGAATTATTGCCTTATTTCCATCTCCAGGAACAAAGGGATCCAGTAGAGGATTGGCATCTACTATTTCATTATAGCCTAAATCATAATGTCTTGCAATTTCTATAAGTGATTCTTTGTTCTTTATTATATGTGTTTGCAGTTTTCCAATAATTGTTGTATCCTTTGAGATAGAGAAGGTCTCTCCATAGGAGAGGTTAAAACTCAGAAAAAGGAAACATAAAATTATTAAACCAATCCATTTTTTCATAGTTAGTTTTATTTTATCAAATTAAAACGGTCCCAACGGGATTTGAACCCGTGCTTTAGCCTTGAGAGGGCTACGTCCTAAACCTGGCTAGACGATGGGACCTTAAAAATACTGGGGAGAGAGGATTCGAACCCCTACAAGCAGATCCAGAGTCTGCCGTCCTGCCGTTAGACGACTCCCCAATCTTTTATTGATATATCATAAAAATGTTTAAATTGTCAAACTATTAAGGTCTGTAACCTATATTGATGGTTAAATCATTGAATTTGTATCCATGATTTAGTATATACTTAATTATGCATCCCTATGTGGAACTTGCTAAGAAAACTGTGGAAGAGTATGTAAGAAAAGGGAAAATGCCTGCTATTCCTGAAAATATTCCTCCTGAGATGAAAAGAAAAGCAGGAGTATTTGTTTCCATAAAGAAAAAAGGTCAACTTCGTGGATGCATCGGAACATTTTTGCCTGCCACTGAAAATATATACACAGAAATAGTGAGGAATGCTATAGCTGCAGCAACTGAAGACCCTCGTTTCCCTCCTGTTCAGCCTCAGGAGCTTGAAGATCTGGAATATTCAGTGGATATATTAAGCCCTCCAGAGCCTGTAAATAGTCTTGATGAACTTGACCCTAAAAAATACGGAGTTATTGTAGTAAAAGGATGGCAGAAGGGACTACTTCTTCCTGACATAGATGGTGTAAATACTGTTGATGAGCAATTGAGAATAGCCAAACTTAAGGCAGGTATTGATCCCTATGACTCTGATGTGGAGATTTACAAATTTAAAGTGGAGCGTTACAGGTAACTTCCTCCCAGAGCCTGTTTTTTATTTCATCTATTAATGGAATAAGTGTTT from Thermodesulfovibrio sp. 3907-1M harbors:
- a CDS encoding Lpp/OprI family alanine-zipper lipoprotein, giving the protein MKKLLTVMVAAMFIFAFGCASKDYVKQEIDPLVDRIGKLESKVNNLESKVNALDKKIDDCCTKADDAAKRAEAAAQRAEDAAKRAEAASQKAGKAFELQQKK
- a CDS encoding L,D-transpeptidase family protein translates to MKKWIGLIILCFLFLSFNLSYGETFSISKDTTIIGKLQTHIIKNKESLIEIARHYDLGYNEIVDANPLLDPFVPGDGNKAIIPTFWILPDRPDNFQGIIINLSEMRLYYFHKKSREQMVSTFPIGIGDDGVETPVGKFKISHKIVNPPWYVPESIRKERPELPAVVPPGPENPLGTHAMRLSGLSYLIHGTNRPWAVGRKVTHGCIRLYPEDIPKLFDMVAVGTEVLIVRQPVKVGKIGNDVYVEVHRDDQLKDFDYLKNAMEQLAKKGLLKYVDTFKLYNAVKQKSGIPTSVSIKNKEPQIIPSDLWL
- the amrA gene encoding AmmeMemoRadiSam system protein A, with the translated sequence MHPYVELAKKTVEEYVRKGKMPAIPENIPPEMKRKAGVFVSIKKKGQLRGCIGTFLPATENIYTEIVRNAIAAATEDPRFPPVQPQELEDLEYSVDILSPPEPVNSLDELDPKKYGVIVVKGWQKGLLLPDIDGVNTVDEQLRIAKLKAGIDPYDSDVEIYKFKVERYR